One Deltaproteobacteria bacterium genomic window, CACCGGCCAGGGCTCGGTGGTCGCCGTCGACGCGGCGGCCGGCGAGATCACGCTCGACCACGGCGAGATCCCGGGCCTGATGGGGGCCATGAAGATGAGCTTCCCGGTCGCCGACCCGAAGCTCCTCGAGGGCATCGAGCCCGGGCAGACCGTCGAGTTCGACCTCGAGTACCGGGGCGGGATGTACACCGTGAAGGCGATCCGGCCGAAGCGCGACTAGCCGATGACCTCCGCTCGGCTCCGCCGCGCTGCGCGCCGGCCGCCTCGCGGGCCGGCCTCGTAGCCGTCGTGGGCTTCGAGGTCGGCATGCTCGTGGCCGCCGATCCGCTTGCGGGTCCTGGCGGCAGCGGTCGCGTGGGCGCGGGCGAGCGGCAGCG contains:
- a CDS encoding copper-binding protein; this translates as MKIGSVASSVLLVLSLLGAAACSAADVQSGTGQGSVVAVDAAAGEITLDHGEIPGLMGAMKMSFPVADPKLLEGIEPGQTVEFDLEYRGGMYTVKAIRPKRD